A section of the Nitrospira sp. genome encodes:
- a CDS encoding YezD family protein, whose amino-acid sequence MDEQSGTHTQNHAGVEQAMPAALKGIRFGSVEILVHDSNVVRIERKEKTRFDK is encoded by the coding sequence ATGGACGAGCAATCTGGGACACATACGCAGAATCACGCCGGTGTCGAACAGGCCATGCCGGCAGCTTTGAAGGGCATCCGCTTTGGTTCCGTGGAGATCCTCGTTCATGACTCCAACGTGGTCCGGATCGAACGGAAGGAAAAGACACGATTCGACAAGTAG
- a CDS encoding ATP-binding protein, with protein MNRSPTGWFRHLSIGQKFLVSFGLILSLLALSLTALLFYLSRINSYVDRHKRITVPAIVTAADMQRDAYDLKLALHLHVERNSSDSLTETLAEMDRHTADIRNALDLYKRTHAARTHPVLYGMLEEHRRIDLADREDRAIEDIAASLAELTAAWKRLPVQIAPARPDMALTDRLMTRVLDGLNQLVEAHTQIDIEMKHEGDRLLGRARLIALALTLLLGLVIAATYVLATRHIARPLTTLAATADQVAHHDLTAQFMPWPSRDEVGTLAGSLATMLAGLREHSTALIRKTKELEAFTYSIAHDLKGPLREIEGFSSLLEKQFADSGDAQANHHIGVIRSSAIRLTHMIDALLKYSRLEQQELPKQRFNVRDMIQNLVNDRSASGQIADRAVHVDLPFDELYGEPVSVRQALANIFDNAVKFSRGRPNPDIRISGAEDPVQQVIRITDNGIGIEAAQTEKIFGLFERLHGPQDYEGTGVGLAIVKLVMDKHHGRVWVESTPGTGSTFSLAFPHGNIGT; from the coding sequence ATGAACCGCTCTCCGACGGGGTGGTTTCGCCATCTCTCGATCGGACAAAAGTTTCTCGTCTCCTTTGGGCTGATCCTCTCGCTCTTGGCGCTGAGCCTGACGGCGCTCTTGTTCTATCTCTCCCGCATCAACAGCTATGTCGACCGACATAAGCGGATCACCGTCCCCGCCATCGTCACCGCCGCCGACATGCAGCGGGATGCCTATGACCTGAAGCTGGCCCTGCATCTTCACGTTGAACGGAACTCCTCCGATTCTCTGACCGAGACGCTCGCCGAGATGGATCGCCACACCGCGGATATCCGAAACGCGCTGGACCTTTACAAGCGCACTCATGCGGCGCGCACCCATCCCGTCCTGTACGGGATGTTGGAGGAGCATCGGCGCATCGATCTGGCGGACAGGGAGGATCGGGCGATCGAGGATATCGCCGCGTCGCTGGCTGAACTGACCGCCGCGTGGAAGCGTTTGCCCGTGCAGATCGCCCCAGCCCGACCGGACATGGCGTTGACCGATCGGCTCATGACGCGAGTCCTCGACGGCCTCAATCAACTCGTCGAAGCCCACACACAGATCGACATTGAAATGAAACACGAAGGGGATCGTCTGCTCGGCCGTGCGCGCCTCATCGCGTTGGCTCTGACCCTGTTGCTGGGCCTGGTCATCGCCGCCACCTATGTGCTGGCCACCAGGCACATTGCCCGTCCGCTCACGACGTTGGCCGCAACAGCCGATCAAGTCGCCCATCACGATCTCACAGCCCAGTTCATGCCTTGGCCCAGTCGCGACGAGGTCGGCACGCTCGCGGGCTCGCTGGCTACCATGCTGGCCGGCTTGCGGGAACACAGCACCGCGCTCATCCGCAAAACCAAAGAGCTCGAAGCCTTCACCTATTCGATCGCGCACGACCTCAAAGGTCCATTGCGCGAGATCGAAGGCTTCTCGTCGCTGCTGGAGAAGCAGTTCGCCGATTCCGGAGACGCGCAAGCCAACCATCACATCGGGGTGATCAGGTCCTCGGCCATCCGGCTGACGCACATGATCGACGCGTTATTGAAATATTCCCGGCTCGAGCAGCAGGAACTCCCCAAACAACGGTTCAACGTGCGGGACATGATCCAAAACCTGGTCAACGACCGGTCGGCTTCCGGGCAGATCGCGGATCGGGCGGTTCACGTCGATCTCCCGTTCGATGAGCTCTACGGAGAGCCCGTCAGCGTCCGACAGGCTCTCGCCAATATATTCGACAACGCGGTCAAATTTTCCCGCGGCCGACCGAATCCAGACATTCGTATCAGCGGCGCGGAAGACCCCGTGCAACAGGTGATCCGAATCACGGATAACGGGATCGGCATCGAAGCGGCTCAGACCGAGAAGATCTTCGGGCTATTCGAGCGCCTGCACGGCCCTCAGGACTACGAAGGCACCGGGGTCGGACTGGCGATCGTGAAACTGGTCATGGACAAGCATCACGGTCGAGTCTGGGTCGAATCGACGCCAGGCACTGGGAGTACGTTTTCTCTCGCGTTCCCTCACGGGAACATCGGCACGTGA
- a CDS encoding ABC transporter substrate-binding protein, with product MPLIISIACAAWFMVILPTFVAAGDTIRVGHFPNVTHVQGVVAQHLSRTGRGWFEERLGKDVKIEWYVYNAGPSAMEAILADSIDLAYVGPSPALNTYTKSGGEEIRIIAGAAAGGAALVVQPDSGLAKPADFRGKTIATPQLGNTQDVACRAWLSNGGLRITQTGGDAFIVPTANPEQFALFKSKKLDAVWTVEPWVSRLERDAGGKILVEQSKDSITVLVSSVKFLKSKRELVKRFAQAHRELTAWIVEHPDEAKRMIQQELVAETRAEVSADLIGLAWKRIALTGDVALDEYQHFLANAQRAGFIRQTPDLSRLIERLR from the coding sequence ATGCCTCTCATCATCTCGATTGCATGTGCCGCTTGGTTTATGGTTATCCTTCCGACCTTCGTCGCCGCAGGCGATACGATCCGCGTGGGCCACTTTCCCAACGTGACGCATGTCCAAGGCGTGGTCGCACAGCATCTTTCGCGGACCGGCCGCGGCTGGTTTGAAGAGCGGCTGGGAAAGGACGTCAAAATTGAATGGTACGTCTATAATGCAGGGCCGAGCGCGATGGAGGCGATCCTGGCGGATTCCATCGACCTCGCCTATGTCGGTCCGAGCCCCGCGTTGAACACCTATACGAAATCCGGCGGAGAGGAAATTCGCATCATTGCGGGAGCGGCTGCCGGAGGGGCCGCCCTCGTCGTCCAACCGGATTCCGGCCTCGCGAAGCCGGCGGATTTTCGCGGAAAGACCATCGCCACGCCGCAGCTCGGCAACACCCAGGACGTCGCCTGCCGGGCGTGGCTGAGCAACGGGGGATTGAGGATCACGCAGACCGGCGGTGATGCCTTTATCGTTCCGACGGCAAACCCGGAGCAGTTCGCGCTCTTCAAAAGCAAGAAGCTCGACGCCGTCTGGACCGTGGAACCGTGGGTCTCCCGGTTGGAGCGCGACGCAGGAGGAAAAATCCTCGTGGAGCAATCGAAGGACAGCATCACCGTCCTCGTGTCGAGCGTGAAGTTTCTGAAATCAAAGCGGGAACTGGTCAAACGGTTCGCACAGGCCCATCGAGAACTGACCGCGTGGATTGTCGAGCATCCGGACGAAGCGAAGCGAATGATCCAGCAGGAACTGGTCGCCGAGACCCGCGCAGAGGTGTCCGCGGATTTGATCGGGCTGGCCTGGAAACGGATCGCACTGACCGGCGACGTCGCGCTCGACGAATACCAACACTTCCTTGCGAATGCACAGCGCGCCGGCTTCATCCGTCAGACACCCGACCTCTCCCGGCTCATAGAAAGGCTGCGCTGA
- a CDS encoding ABC transporter ATP-binding protein, with product MLAPEQAPVRVADTKLVLEHVSKWFKTRSLNVHALDDVTLRIAEGEFVCLVGPSGCGKSTLLNIIAGLDRADRGLVQADGQPITGPGPHRLMMFQEAALFPWLTVLGNVLFGLKLNSGLNAAERREKAEYFLELVGLKRFMHSNVHELSGGMKQRVALARALAPQPSVLLMDEPFAALDALTREQLYGDLQRIWSHHRKTIVFVTHNVREAVCLGSRVILFSPHPGRIREEFAIPLPRPRDINSVELARYATEITRVLKGYVQSEVAG from the coding sequence ATGCTCGCGCCCGAACAGGCTCCTGTACGAGTCGCGGACACGAAACTGGTTCTCGAACACGTGTCGAAGTGGTTCAAGACCCGCTCGTTGAACGTCCACGCGCTCGACGATGTCACGCTTCGGATCGCCGAGGGGGAGTTCGTCTGCCTCGTGGGACCGAGCGGCTGCGGGAAATCGACCTTGCTCAATATCATTGCCGGCCTCGACCGAGCCGACCGCGGCCTCGTGCAAGCCGACGGACAGCCGATCACCGGCCCAGGTCCGCACCGCCTCATGATGTTCCAGGAAGCCGCCCTCTTCCCTTGGCTCACGGTGCTGGGCAACGTGCTGTTCGGTCTGAAGCTCAACAGCGGATTGAATGCGGCAGAACGCCGTGAGAAAGCCGAGTATTTTCTCGAACTCGTCGGCCTGAAGCGCTTCATGCACTCCAACGTCCACGAGCTCTCCGGCGGCATGAAGCAGCGTGTGGCGCTGGCCCGCGCGCTGGCGCCGCAACCGAGCGTGTTGCTGATGGATGAACCGTTCGCCGCGTTGGACGCCTTGACGCGCGAACAACTGTACGGCGACCTCCAGCGCATTTGGAGCCACCATCGTAAAACCATCGTCTTCGTCACACACAACGTGCGCGAAGCCGTGTGTCTCGGAAGCCGTGTCATTCTCTTTTCCCCGCATCCCGGACGGATTCGCGAAGAATTCGCCATTCCCCTGCCGCGGCCCCGCGACATCAACAGCGTCGAACTCGCCCGCTATGCAACGGAGATCACACGGGTCTTGAAAGGATACGTGCAGTCGGAGGTGGCAGGATGA
- a CDS encoding ABC transporter permease, whose amino-acid sequence MIVRWLAAMLFFVGLVLAWHLVVQAHIWSPLLLPSPAGVFEYLRSAAQDGSLLEATVVTVRRLLIGYGLGIVVGLPLGLLTASSRWSHDTIGILALGLQTLPSVCWVPLALLWFGQTESAMLFVVVMGTLWSLIIATDNGVRTIPPIYTRAARSMGSTGLHTWTHVVLPAALPFLLSGMKQGWAFAWRSLMAAEIFVTILTGFGLGHLLHYGRELNAMDQVIGVMLVIVVIGLAVDKTLFAPIERFLHRRWGTAQH is encoded by the coding sequence ATGATCGTACGATGGCTGGCCGCCATGCTCTTCTTCGTCGGACTGGTCCTGGCGTGGCACCTGGTGGTGCAGGCTCATATTTGGTCCCCGCTCCTGCTCCCTTCCCCGGCCGGCGTCTTCGAGTATCTCCGGAGCGCCGCCCAGGACGGTTCGCTCTTGGAGGCCACGGTCGTGACCGTCCGACGGCTGCTCATCGGGTACGGTTTGGGTATTGTGGTCGGTCTTCCGCTCGGCCTCCTGACGGCATCCTCCCGATGGAGCCACGACACGATCGGCATTCTGGCGCTTGGACTCCAGACGCTTCCCAGCGTCTGTTGGGTGCCGCTGGCCTTGCTCTGGTTCGGGCAGACTGAATCCGCCATGCTCTTTGTGGTCGTGATGGGAACCCTGTGGTCGCTCATCATCGCGACCGACAACGGCGTGAGGACCATCCCGCCCATCTACACACGCGCGGCCCGGAGCATGGGCTCGACCGGCCTGCACACCTGGACTCACGTGGTCCTGCCCGCCGCGCTCCCCTTCCTCCTGAGCGGGATGAAGCAAGGCTGGGCGTTCGCCTGGCGCTCCCTCATGGCCGCCGAAATCTTCGTGACGATCCTGACGGGGTTCGGCCTCGGACATCTGTTGCACTACGGTCGGGAATTGAACGCGATGGATCAAGTCATCGGAGTCATGCTGGTGATCGTGGTGATCGGTCTCGCCGTGGACAAGACCTTGTTCGCTCCGATCGAACGGTTCCTCCATCGACGTTGGGGAACCGCCCAACACTAA
- a CDS encoding sigma-54 dependent transcriptional regulator has protein sequence MRALIIDDEEYVRLVLQQALREEGCEVTAAKNGKIGIELLQSTTFDFVVTDLRMPGIDGKAVLKWVKEHQAEVDVVVLTGHGDVKDAVEAMRRGAWDFLIKDTPFDATVVKSALAKLRTMRALRKENLAARHGGFSRDVIVEGTSHAWRQLRTQITKVAPSNAPILIQGETGSGKEVVARLLHDLSTRASGPFLSVNCGAVNRELLESELFGHERGSFTGATSPKQGLVEAAEGGTLFLDEIGEMPGPMQVTLLRFLDRGEYRPVGSTRTLHADVRLVGATNQDIQALVGQGRFREDLFYRINTVTLQVPPLRERTEDIAPLAEHLLHNVRAPGSSIRRLSANALGRLTSYRWPGNIRELRNVIERLVMLGTGTDAITDEEVRQVLPKPHDRLPREELSRASLEEVERRHIKLVLDACDGNKTQAAKILAIDYKTLLSKLKKDDPDR, from the coding sequence ATGCGCGCCCTCATCATCGACGACGAAGAATATGTCCGCCTGGTGCTCCAGCAGGCCCTGCGGGAGGAGGGCTGCGAGGTGACCGCGGCCAAGAACGGCAAGATCGGCATCGAACTGCTCCAATCGACCACGTTCGACTTCGTCGTCACCGATCTCCGCATGCCGGGCATCGACGGCAAAGCCGTGTTGAAATGGGTCAAGGAGCACCAGGCCGAGGTCGATGTCGTGGTGCTGACCGGACACGGCGACGTCAAGGATGCCGTCGAGGCCATGCGACGAGGGGCGTGGGACTTTCTGATCAAGGACACGCCGTTCGATGCGACCGTCGTCAAGTCGGCCCTGGCCAAACTGCGCACCATGCGCGCGCTGCGAAAAGAGAATCTCGCGGCTCGCCACGGGGGATTCAGTCGCGACGTGATCGTGGAGGGAACGAGCCACGCCTGGCGGCAGCTCAGAACTCAGATTACGAAGGTCGCTCCCTCGAATGCGCCGATCCTCATTCAGGGCGAGACCGGCTCCGGCAAAGAAGTCGTGGCGCGGCTGCTGCATGATCTCAGCACCCGGGCGAGCGGCCCGTTCTTGTCCGTCAACTGCGGCGCCGTGAACCGGGAACTGCTGGAAAGTGAGCTGTTCGGGCACGAGCGAGGGTCGTTCACGGGCGCAACATCGCCCAAGCAGGGTCTCGTCGAAGCCGCTGAGGGCGGCACACTTTTTCTCGACGAGATCGGCGAGATGCCGGGACCGATGCAGGTGACTCTCCTACGATTTCTCGATCGAGGCGAGTACCGACCGGTGGGCAGCACGAGAACTCTGCACGCCGACGTGCGCCTCGTCGGAGCGACGAATCAGGACATCCAGGCGCTGGTCGGGCAAGGACGCTTCCGCGAAGATCTGTTCTATCGGATCAATACCGTGACCCTGCAGGTCCCGCCGCTTCGTGAGCGCACGGAAGACATTGCGCCCCTGGCCGAACATCTTCTCCACAACGTCCGGGCTCCGGGATCTTCGATCCGCCGACTTTCGGCGAATGCGCTCGGACGGCTGACATCCTACCGGTGGCCCGGCAATATTCGAGAACTGCGCAACGTCATTGAACGCCTCGTGATGCTGGGCACAGGCACGGACGCCATCACGGACGAAGAGGTCAGGCAGGTCTTGCCAAAGCCCCACGACAGGCTTCCGCGAGAGGAGCTGTCGCGCGCCTCGCTCGAGGAAGTCGAACGCCGGCACATCAAGCTGGTGCTCGATGCCTGTGACGGCAACAAGACACAGGCGGCCAAGATCCTGGCCATCGATTACAAGACGTTGCTGAGTAAGTTGAAGAAAGACGACCCGGACCGTTGA
- a CDS encoding amino acid racemase, whose amino-acid sequence MTDTPLERPPHIGIIAGTAEGAALCYRTLCHEAEKFMGRHAHPEITLHTFSLRSYFDLIDRDDWSGVADLLSRSASTLANAGADLIICPNNTLHRAYDLVHSPVPWLHIAAVVSEEAAGRKFQRVGLLGTQTVMEGTIYLPHLTRRGIEPVIPDTQARIRIQHIIRTELIGGYSNPESRSYLREVIAELAATGAEAVILGCTELPLILSDELSPIPLLDSTRLLAGSALQRVTSRRRDPAVRNNRPVIAGHEEYSR is encoded by the coding sequence ATGACGGACACTCCTCTTGAGCGGCCCCCTCACATCGGCATCATCGCCGGGACGGCCGAAGGTGCGGCGCTCTGCTATCGGACCTTGTGTCACGAGGCGGAGAAGTTCATGGGCCGTCATGCCCATCCTGAAATCACGCTGCATACGTTCTCGCTGCGTTCGTACTTCGATCTCATCGACCGTGACGATTGGTCCGGTGTCGCAGATCTCTTATCGCGATCGGCGAGCACACTGGCGAACGCGGGGGCAGACCTGATCATCTGCCCGAACAATACGTTGCACCGCGCCTACGATCTGGTCCATTCACCGGTACCCTGGCTCCATATCGCGGCAGTGGTGTCGGAAGAAGCGGCCGGCAGAAAGTTTCAACGCGTGGGACTCCTGGGCACCCAGACCGTGATGGAGGGCACGATCTATCTTCCACACCTGACTCGAAGAGGAATCGAACCGGTGATTCCGGATACTCAAGCGAGGATCCGCATTCAACACATTATCCGGACCGAACTGATCGGAGGGTACAGCAATCCCGAATCACGCTCATATCTGCGGGAAGTCATTGCCGAGCTTGCGGCCACGGGAGCCGAGGCCGTCATCTTGGGCTGCACGGAGCTCCCGTTGATCCTGTCGGACGAGCTGTCGCCGATTCCGCTCTTGGATTCCACACGGTTGCTGGCCGGGTCCGCGCTGCAGCGTGTCACGTCGCGCCGAAGGGATCCTGCCGTTCGTAACAATAGGCCTGTCATCGCCGGACATGAGGAATATTCACGATAA
- the modA gene encoding molybdate ABC transporter substrate-binding protein produces the protein MKLVRLMFLLLAVALLPVSATSGHAFEQLVIAASPSLKGVLEQLATSFERSHPGIRVKLHFNAALAMRQGIAGMQNSMVGRYFIETGPIHLVAPGGDELISRLETKYYVLPGTKRSYAKDQLVLVVPESLVEAPESLEAMSRSTARLAVADHGLTYLGKQTQEALSSLGLGSTFAGRLHEATDSRGVVDHVLGGQADAGIVYGHEAVKEQERLRVVAVIQDGYQPAVHSMAMERYCPNRTLCETFLDFIQSAEGQSAVRRAGYAVPGS, from the coding sequence ATGAAGCTCGTTCGGCTCATGTTCCTCCTCCTCGCCGTCGCTCTCCTTCCCGTTTCTGCGACTTCCGGGCACGCCTTCGAACAACTGGTGATCGCGGCTTCCCCCAGCCTTAAGGGGGTCTTGGAGCAACTCGCCACGAGTTTCGAGCGGTCTCATCCCGGTATTCGGGTCAAGCTCCATTTCAATGCGGCATTGGCCATGAGACAAGGCATTGCAGGAATGCAAAACAGCATGGTGGGCCGCTATTTCATAGAGACGGGCCCGATCCATCTGGTCGCGCCGGGAGGCGATGAGCTCATCTCACGATTGGAGACGAAATATTATGTGCTGCCGGGCACGAAACGATCCTATGCGAAAGACCAACTCGTCTTAGTCGTGCCGGAATCGTTGGTCGAAGCGCCGGAATCCCTGGAAGCGATGAGTCGGAGCACCGCCCGCTTGGCGGTCGCAGACCATGGCCTCACCTACCTCGGCAAACAAACGCAGGAAGCGCTGAGCTCTCTAGGGCTTGGCTCTACCTTTGCGGGCCGACTGCATGAAGCCACTGATTCACGAGGAGTCGTGGACCATGTACTCGGAGGCCAGGCAGACGCGGGAATTGTCTACGGTCATGAGGCGGTCAAAGAACAGGAGCGGTTACGGGTGGTTGCGGTCATACAAGACGGGTACCAACCGGCCGTGCATTCGATGGCCATGGAACGGTATTGCCCGAATCGCACGCTCTGCGAAACATTTCTCGATTTTATCCAAAGCGCCGAAGGACAGTCGGCTGTGCGCCGGGCCGGTTATGCGGTGCCGGGAAGCTAA
- a CDS encoding substrate-binding domain-containing protein has protein sequence MGVRHQAESADHFRNELKKLRTARGLSQGELASRAGVTRQAVSSIESNLYLPTTAVALRLAAVLSCRVEDLFSLARPIEPIRGTFIGTVSERDPSRPPVRVKVAMVGSRIVVRPVTGLGDVLSCTVGADGYLSEPLSPGEGATVEVMLSRDRHVIEQQISVAGCDPAIFLAGEHMRRRKDQTSVVGWTMGSMAALRSLQRGEVHVAGLHLFDPATGESNLPFVRRALKGSAYDVVTFATWEEGFLVRKGNPKSIRAAVDLADATVTFLNREEGSGARLLLDRQLREAGVDPAQVRGYDRMVFSHFEVARAIAGHHADVGIGIRSAAQYFDLDFVPLQSARYDLVVPKTYLKSHPTLANLFETIVSRPFRNEIEALGGYDTSETGKVHILRS, from the coding sequence ATGGGCGTCAGACACCAGGCTGAATCCGCCGACCATTTTCGGAACGAGTTGAAGAAGCTGCGCACGGCGCGCGGTCTGTCGCAAGGTGAGTTGGCCTCAAGAGCCGGCGTCACCCGTCAGGCTGTGTCGTCGATCGAATCCAACCTCTATCTGCCCACCACTGCTGTCGCCCTCAGGCTTGCAGCCGTTCTCTCCTGTCGAGTCGAAGACCTGTTTAGTCTTGCCCGGCCCATCGAACCGATCCGGGGCACTTTCATCGGCACGGTCTCCGAACGAGATCCTTCACGCCCGCCGGTTCGCGTCAAGGTCGCGATGGTGGGGTCCCGAATCGTCGTGCGTCCCGTGACAGGGCTTGGCGACGTCCTGTCCTGCACCGTGGGCGCGGATGGCTATCTGAGCGAGCCTCTTTCCCCGGGTGAAGGAGCCACGGTGGAAGTCATGCTGTCGCGTGACCGCCACGTGATCGAACAGCAAATTTCCGTGGCCGGCTGCGATCCGGCCATCTTCCTCGCGGGCGAACATATGAGGAGGCGGAAGGACCAGACGTCGGTCGTCGGCTGGACTATGGGCAGTATGGCGGCGCTTCGTTCGCTCCAGCGTGGAGAGGTTCACGTCGCTGGGTTGCACTTATTTGATCCCGCCACCGGAGAGTCAAACCTTCCCTTTGTTCGGCGTGCCCTAAAAGGTTCCGCCTACGACGTGGTCACCTTCGCAACCTGGGAGGAAGGGTTTCTTGTTCGCAAGGGGAATCCCAAGTCGATTCGCGCAGCCGTCGACCTTGCCGACGCCACGGTGACATTCCTGAATCGGGAAGAAGGGTCGGGGGCGCGTCTCCTTCTCGATCGGCAATTGCGCGAGGCAGGGGTCGACCCCGCACAGGTGCGGGGCTATGACCGAATGGTGTTCTCTCACTTCGAAGTGGCTCGGGCGATTGCGGGGCACCACGCGGATGTCGGCATCGGTATTCGCTCGGCGGCGCAATACTTCGATCTGGACTTCGTGCCGCTGCAGTCGGCCCGCTACGACCTCGTCGTACCCAAGACCTATCTGAAGTCTCATCCTACGTTGGCCAATCTCTTCGAGACGATCGTCAGCCGTCCGTTTCGCAACGAGATCGAAGCCCTCGGTGGCTACGATACGAGCGAGACCGGCAAGGTGCACATCTTGCGATCATGA